In one window of Chthoniobacterales bacterium DNA:
- the nadC gene encoding carboxylating nicotinate-nucleotide diphosphorylase encodes MSPSAVENIRRALAEDLGSGDITSECFIPHDHTSTANIIAKESAILAGNVVAAEVFRLVDPDTKIGEAKHDGQRIGPGDIVLTARGPTRALLAAERTALNFLQRLSGIATLTRAFVDAVAGTGAVILDTRKTTPGLREFERLAVRSGGGTNHRFGLFDRVLAKDNHLAVTGDAAGLQNAIDEAKKRRPGITVEIEADTLSQVSMLCELRGIDIILLDNMTNDQLREAVRIRGSRRILLEASGGVGLQTVRSIAETGIDCISVGALTHSARAVDFSMELSRP; translated from the coding sequence ATGAGCCCGTCGGCCGTTGAAAATATACGTCGAGCTCTGGCCGAGGACCTCGGCTCGGGCGACATCACGTCCGAGTGCTTCATTCCGCACGACCACACATCGACCGCCAACATCATCGCCAAAGAAAGCGCAATCCTCGCCGGCAACGTGGTGGCGGCCGAAGTCTTCCGCTTGGTCGATCCCGACACAAAGATCGGAGAGGCGAAGCACGATGGGCAACGCATCGGGCCGGGCGACATCGTTCTCACCGCCCGCGGCCCGACCCGGGCTCTTCTGGCCGCCGAACGCACGGCACTGAATTTCCTGCAACGCCTCAGCGGGATCGCCACGCTGACACGCGCCTTCGTTGATGCGGTAGCCGGAACCGGAGCAGTCATTCTCGACACGCGCAAAACCACACCCGGACTCCGCGAATTCGAGCGCCTCGCCGTCCGTTCCGGCGGGGGAACCAACCACCGCTTCGGATTGTTCGACCGGGTGCTCGCCAAGGACAATCACCTTGCCGTCACCGGCGACGCGGCCGGGCTCCAAAACGCCATCGACGAGGCAAAGAAACGACGCCCCGGCATCACGGTCGAAATCGAAGCGGACACACTCTCACAGGTCTCGATGCTCTGCGAACTTCGCGGCATCGACATCATTCTCCTCGACAACATGACCAACGACCAATTGCGCGAGGCTGTCCGGATCCGCGGCTCACGCAGGATCCTGCTCGAAGCCAGCGGCGGTGTGGGCTTGCAGACGGTGCGCTCCATCGCGGAGACCGGCATCGACTGCATATCCGTAGGCGCCCTCACCCACTCCGCGCGAGCCGTCGATTTCTCGATGGAGCTATCCCGGCCGTAG
- a CDS encoding ribonuclease D gives MGGLPVPSAAQGLPARGQIQRRARCRLHRTRPASRRTVRHGVGRWHHRSPRTARAPGGGRSARPGIPSGTLISTREKLAEFTGQLARHKTIGLDTEADSLHSYREKICLVQVSSPDGVWLVDPLADGTDLSDFYASLARHTLVIHGADYDLRLLGRHGSFDARDIFDTSIAARFAGLEQIGYAALVQKYFGVALCKASQRADWGRRPLPPRMEEYALNDVRYLLPLAEILENRLRELGRWKWYLQSRDAMVQSAREPRERDPESAWRINGSSKLSPRESAVLRALWHWRESEASAWDRPTFHVISNDRLIDAARNAVAGHKVEAHRMPPARYARFRETLRSALDLPESEWPVFERERKPRPSNAACRLFEQLREKRDTVARQLAIDPALIASRMTLMSVAQQNGARLLPWQRELLQIDEPVGR, from the coding sequence GTGGGAGGGCTACCCGTTCCATCCGCTGCGCAAGGACTTCCCGCTCGAGGGCAAATTCAGCGACGTGCCCGATGTCGCCTTCACCGAACCCGCCCCGCTAGCCGGCGGACCGTTCGTCACGGCGTCGGTCGATGGCACCACCGAAGTCCGCGAACCGCGCGCGCGCCGGGCGGGGGACGCTCCGCCCGACCGGGCATTCCAAGCGGAACCTTGATCTCCACCCGGGAAAAACTCGCCGAGTTCACCGGACAACTCGCGCGCCACAAGACCATCGGGCTCGATACCGAGGCCGACAGCCTGCACAGCTACCGGGAAAAAATCTGCCTCGTGCAGGTCTCGTCGCCCGACGGCGTATGGCTCGTGGATCCGCTGGCGGACGGCACAGACCTCTCGGATTTCTATGCCTCTCTCGCGCGCCACACCCTCGTCATCCACGGCGCCGACTATGATCTGCGCCTTCTCGGACGCCACGGATCGTTCGACGCGCGCGACATTTTCGACACTTCGATCGCGGCACGTTTTGCCGGCCTCGAACAGATCGGCTACGCGGCGCTCGTGCAGAAGTATTTCGGCGTGGCGCTCTGCAAGGCGTCGCAACGCGCGGACTGGGGGCGCCGCCCGCTGCCCCCGCGCATGGAAGAATACGCGCTGAACGACGTGCGGTATCTCCTGCCACTGGCGGAAATCCTGGAAAACCGTCTCCGCGAACTCGGACGCTGGAAATGGTATCTGCAATCGCGCGACGCCATGGTCCAAAGCGCACGCGAACCGCGCGAGCGCGACCCCGAGAGCGCATGGCGCATCAACGGCAGCAGCAAACTTTCACCGCGCGAATCCGCCGTCCTTCGCGCCCTCTGGCATTGGCGCGAGTCCGAGGCCAGTGCCTGGGATCGCCCGACGTTCCACGTCATTTCCAACGACCGCCTGATCGATGCCGCCCGCAATGCGGTTGCCGGACACAAAGTGGAGGCCCACCGCATGCCCCCGGCGCGCTACGCCCGGTTCAGGGAAACCCTGCGTTCCGCCCTCGATCTTCCCGAAAGCGAATGGCCCGTCTTCGAGCGCGAGCGCAAGCCGCGCCCCAGCAACGCCGCCTGCCGTCTTTTCGAGCAACTGCGGGAAAAGCGCGACACCGTGGCCAGACAACTCGCGATCGACCCCGCACTTATCGCCTCGAGAATGACTCTGATGTCGGTCGCCCAACAGAACGGCGCCCGCCTTCTGCCGTGGCAGCGCGAGCTTCTGCAAATCGATGAGCCCGTCGGCCGTTGA
- a CDS encoding NADH-quinone oxidoreductase subunit C, which produces MTPAELSDVLSSRFAESITGKTEFRGELTLTLRPDAIHAVCAFCKDELGFDLLLDISSVDHFEHEPRYEVVYELYSLAGRTHLRLKTTAVAEEPCVRTVCDLWPTANWHEREVWDMMGIKFDGHPDLRRILMWEGYPFHPLRKDFPLEGKFSDVPDVAFTEPAPLAGGPFVTASVDGTTEVREPRARRAGDAPPDRAFQAEP; this is translated from the coding sequence ATGACACCCGCCGAACTCAGCGACGTCCTTTCTTCGCGCTTCGCGGAGTCGATCACCGGAAAAACCGAATTCCGCGGCGAGCTGACGCTGACGCTCAGGCCGGACGCGATCCATGCCGTCTGCGCTTTCTGCAAGGACGAACTCGGGTTCGATCTGCTCCTCGACATTTCCAGCGTGGACCATTTCGAGCACGAACCCCGCTACGAAGTGGTTTACGAGCTATACTCTCTCGCCGGACGGACGCACCTGCGGCTTAAAACCACCGCTGTTGCCGAGGAGCCTTGCGTTCGCACGGTCTGCGACCTTTGGCCGACCGCGAATTGGCACGAACGCGAGGTGTGGGACATGATGGGCATCAAGTTTGACGGACATCCCGACCTGCGCCGCATCCTTATGTGGGAGGGCTACCCGTTCCATCCGCTGCGCAAGGACTTCCCGCTCGAGGGCAAATTCAGCGACGTGCCCGATGTCGCCTTCACCGAACCCGCCCCGCTAGCCGGCGGACCGTTCGTCACGGCGTCGGTCGATGGCACCACCGAAGTCCGCGAACCGCGCGCGCGCCGGGCGGGGGACGCTCCGCCCGACCGGGCATTCCAAGCGGAACCTTGA
- a CDS encoding NADH-quinone oxidoreductase subunit B, translating into MSDRSHYAYDSKIEGNIIFTQLDTAINWMRSNSLWPMPMGLACCAIEMMATAAARFDMARFGAEVMRFSPRQSDVMIVAGTVTYKMALAVKRIYEQMADPKWVIAMGACASSGGMYRSYAVLQGIDHLIPVDVYVSGCPPRPEALLDGLMRLQKKIMGEQSFLAQKKEFLASV; encoded by the coding sequence ATGAGCGACCGGAGCCATTACGCTTACGACTCGAAAATCGAGGGGAATATCATCTTCACCCAGCTCGATACCGCCATCAACTGGATGCGCAGCAATTCCCTCTGGCCCATGCCGATGGGTCTCGCGTGTTGCGCCATCGAAATGATGGCCACCGCCGCCGCGCGCTTCGACATGGCGCGCTTCGGCGCCGAAGTGATGCGTTTCTCGCCGAGGCAGTCGGATGTCATGATCGTGGCCGGCACGGTGACCTACAAAATGGCCCTCGCCGTGAAGCGCATCTACGAGCAAATGGCCGATCCGAAATGGGTCATCGCCATGGGAGCGTGCGCCTCGAGCGGAGGCATGTATCGCAGCTACGCCGTCCTGCAAGGCATCGATCACCTCATTCCGGTGGACGTTTACGTTTCCGGCTGCCCCCCGCGCCCGGAGGCACTCCTCGACGGGTTGATGCGCCTGCAGAAAAAAATCATGGGCGAGCAGTCCTTCCTCGCGCAGAAAAAAGAATTTCTCGCCTCGGTTTGA
- a CDS encoding M23 family metallopeptidase — MIRRAFSAAAGAVLVASTAGAFQPVLPTENDALFRGTPEEFYMFTDRDFEGRKSHPWQGGTYGFSRGPERIGGKVVGTKFHEGIDIAPVRRDVAGEPLDDVRSIEDGRVVHASNESRDSNYGKYVVVEHIVHDSPVYSIYAHLASSDVAPGQRVAKGDRLGRLGYTGAGIDRRRAHLHLEIALLWHDGFESWHEANFPEPNKHGLYNGINFMGLDAASFYRSQRKTPGLTLGEFIRSRDAFFRVQFPDSPDFQLPRRYPWLVSGRQEGARSWIVSFTAEGLPTEIKPSGQTVTAPAIVWAKPSSLPYDKATRSLLDGPPGAPRLGKSGEKLAQLLAWNPSLGTGADRAP; from the coding sequence ATGATCCGGCGCGCCTTCTCAGCGGCCGCGGGCGCGGTTCTCGTCGCTTCGACGGCGGGCGCATTCCAACCCGTGCTGCCGACAGAAAACGACGCCCTTTTTCGCGGCACGCCGGAGGAATTCTACATGTTCACCGACCGCGACTTCGAGGGGCGCAAGTCGCACCCTTGGCAGGGGGGCACCTACGGCTTCAGCCGGGGGCCCGAGCGCATCGGCGGAAAAGTCGTCGGGACGAAGTTCCACGAGGGAATCGATATCGCGCCGGTGCGCCGCGACGTCGCGGGCGAACCGCTCGACGATGTGCGGTCGATCGAGGACGGCCGGGTGGTCCACGCCAGCAACGAGTCGCGGGACTCGAACTACGGCAAATACGTTGTTGTCGAACACATCGTGCACGACTCCCCTGTTTACAGCATCTACGCACATCTCGCCTCGTCCGACGTCGCACCCGGACAGCGCGTGGCCAAGGGCGACCGCCTCGGGCGACTCGGCTACACCGGGGCGGGGATCGACCGCAGGCGCGCCCATTTGCATCTGGAAATCGCGCTGCTCTGGCACGACGGCTTCGAGTCGTGGCACGAGGCCAATTTCCCGGAGCCGAACAAGCACGGGCTTTACAACGGTATCAACTTCATGGGCCTGGACGCTGCCTCGTTTTACCGCAGCCAGCGCAAAACTCCCGGCCTCACGCTCGGGGAGTTCATCCGCAGCCGGGACGCGTTTTTCCGAGTTCAATTCCCCGACTCGCCCGACTTCCAGCTTCCGCGCCGCTACCCGTGGCTGGTTTCCGGCCGCCAGGAAGGTGCGCGCTCGTGGATCGTGTCCTTCACGGCGGAAGGCTTGCCCACGGAAATCAAGCCCTCCGGGCAAACTGTCACCGCGCCGGCCATTGTCTGGGCCAAGCCTTCGTCGTTGCCATACGACAAGGCGACGCGTTCGCTGCTCGACGGACCGCCGGGCGCCCCGCGTTTGGGAAAGTCCGGCGAAAAGCTCGCGCAGCTTCTTGCATGGAACCCATCCCTCGGCACGGGTGCGGACCGCGCTCCTTAA